The following are from one region of the Melospiza melodia melodia isolate bMelMel2 chromosome 16, bMelMel2.pri, whole genome shotgun sequence genome:
- the LOC134425933 gene encoding adrenodoxin-like: MYKCLIKLSLHQRTAQGTGSRMAHGILGLLRPLQSRLSASRTRLVLLCAETEQHQGPARGWAERAFSSTHQDAPGDSSSEDRVTVHFINRDGERLTTTAKEGESLLEVVVNHNLAIDGFGACEGTLACSTCHLIFDKDTFQKLDAISDEELDMLDLAYGLTDTSRLGCQVCVKKWMDGVTLRVPMDVSDMRRQLEVGKQSKQ, translated from the exons ATGTATAAATGCCTAATCAAGCTGTCCTTGCATCAGAGgacagcccaggggacagggagcaggatggCTCACGGCATCCTGGGGCTCCTGCGGCCCTTGCAGAGCAGACTGAGCGCCAGCAGAACTCGCCTGGTTCTTCTGTGTGCTGAgactgagcagcaccagggcccaGCAAGGGGCTGGGCAGAGAGAGCCTTCAGCTCCACGCACCAGGATGCCCCTGGGGACTCCAG CTCTGAGGATCGGGTGACAGTGCATTTTATAAATCGGGATGGAGAGCGACTAACGACCACAGCCAAAGAAGGGGAGAGCTTGCTGGAGGTGGTAGTCAATCACAACTTGGCCATTGATGGATTTG GTGCCTGTGAAGGGACATTAGCCTGCTCTACCTGTCACCTCATCTTTGACAAGGACACCTTCCAGAAGCTTGATGCCATCTCAGATGAAGAGCTAGACATGCTGGACTTGGCATATGGACTCACTGACAC ATCACGCCTTGGCTGCCAGGTGTGCGTTAAGAAGTGGATGGATGGTGTGACATTGAGGGTCCCCATGGATGTGTCGGACATGAGGAGGCAGCTGGAGGTTGGAAAGCAAAGCAAACAGTGA
- the LOC134425776 gene encoding rho GTPase-activating protein 20-like codes for MKPIAQRRRSTSSAITKALGKSKSHSRETTLSSSHSDNGLPSGVFSSPGSSFILDERVQLTVGLQTQERHLILLSDVLVIAKSKSSSSLKLKKQVHLSEVWTGTCLSEVTEKKMSPENSFVIGWPITNYVVTFSSADVKERWLSELLGHINEVKQNEYVKTLTLQIVVLDDDNCSSTTAVKVSNVETAESVMKKTLLQLGLPGRTSEHHLWVISGKDEPAYPLIGHEHPFSIALSCLRDSADHQQRTNNNTVLADGTEASFLAQLSKEKQCQFVLKPRLQAPMQLRRESLQKHTKRKKSLIDWALRRSTSTPTGSPPSQSPTTPRKLFGLSLSSVCPDGILPKPIMDMLLLLYHEGPSTTGIFRRSANAKTCKELKEKLNSGGDVQVDGESVFVAAAVITDFLRNIPDSVLSSDMHGLWMEAMDTENRAHKIEAIKSLINQLPEANLILLRHLFGVLHHIEQNSGVNQMNAFNLALCIAPNMLWLPSPTGPEEESRSTKKVALLVQFLIENSGEIFGGDIASLFQRPDIKKSKNSTESLDIGLAQHDDSSDELEFSTCDPEGPKHHLESDDAIFEVPRSLLLDEDQEDWDLFSEITACYQSKAQTNASADSYELLEEDGSFCSIGSICSLSPARDRCSSEPSVCLSSQLPPQSHEPVARQSSCDATIMSSHADYVHRLRQLQMESQKLIDEGLSPGVNKARQSLWQPPQSTSRVKQISLQKSSLSNRSSFSSLSSTTTSPSASSLSSLDSAFSYCSESSAISPTEVSSLPFMFGTSARLHAVSPTAAKRSQKEWHKSFTSPLHLCNLDSFHEGEPKAGETSHFFGEQKSFPCVSRAAMGSSFTDIDWEEEERQLSCSGYPGPGLRSQDYNKEFEESPEYPAASPCSETSPQVSYQQHREKTVKNIEIKGIDDCPLSQESLKRTKITFYVAPNKESSQGSQVGEEEGSVTNTSSTDSPSSSSEQSLSKSLQTVRVHIPQTLFYGQNTPLVLQSFSRRYHHEPMVPSLQAKHRESPQSASAPEELERQPVETAQAPTQSKGSDTFSHTIRIILPDTIRNTIRDYFKQDETEPCPTAEVEAVEKELLRSRVEWLRSQPVAEVATEERDTAVFAEETFV; via the exons GGAAACTACTCTTTCCTCTTCCCACTCAGACAATGGGCTGCCAAGTGGGGTGTTCAGCAGCCCAGGCTCCTCCTTCATCCTGGACGAGCGGGTGCAGCTAACCGTGGGCCTGCAGACCCAGGAAAGACATCTGATTTTGTTGAGTGATGTGCTGGTCATTGCCAAGTCCAA atcctcctccagccTGAAGCTGAAAAAGCAAGTGCATCTGAGTGAAGTGTGGACCGGCACCTGTCTCAGTGAAGTGACAGAGAAAAAGATGAGTCCTGAGAATTCATTTGTCATTGGCTGGCCCATCACCAACTACGTTGTCACCTTCAG CTCAGCTGATGTGAAGGAACGATGGctgtcagagctgctggg GCATATCAATGAGGTAAAACAAAATGAGTATGTGAAGACTCTGACCCTTCAGATCGTTGTGCTGGATGATGACAACTGTTCCTCT ACTACTGCAGTCAAGGTGTCCAATGTGGAAACTGCAGAGAGTGTGATGAAGAAGACCCTTCTACAGCTTGGGCTTCCT GGCAGGACCAGTGAACACCACCTCTGGGTGATCTCAGGAAAAGATGAGCCTGCTTATCCTCTCATTG GGCACGAGCATCCCTTCAGCATTGCCCTGAGCTGTCTCCGGGACTCTGCTGACCATCAACAAAGAACCAACAATAACACTGTCCTGGCTGATGGCACAGAGGCTTCCTTCCTTGCTCAGCTCTCAAAGGAAAAACAGTGTCAGTTTGTCCTGAAACCCAGACTCCAGGCTCCGATGCAGCTGAGGAGAG AGTCTCTGCAGAAGCACACCAAGAGGAAGAAGTCCTTGATTGACTGGGCCCTGCGccgcagcaccagcacccccacgGGCAGCCCTCCCTCACAGTCCCCTACCACACCCCGCAAGCTCTTCGGCCTGTCCCTGTCCTCTGTCTGTCCCGATGGAATCCTTCCCAAGCCAATCATG GATATGCTGCTCCTCTTGTACCATGAAGGTCCCTCTACTACGGGCATTTTCAGACGTTCTGCCAATGCCAAGACTTGCAAGGAATTGAAAGAGAAGCTGAACTCTGGAGGTGATGTTCAGGTGGATGGAGAGTCAGTctttgtggctgcagctgtcatCACG GATTTTCTCCGAAATATACCTGACAGTGTTCTATCCTCAGACATGCACGGACTGTGGATGGAAGCTATGGACACAGAAAATCGGGCACATAAGATTGAAGCTATCAAAAG TCTCATCAACCAGCTTCCAGAGGCCAACCTCATCTTACTCAGACACCTCTTTGGAGTCCTGCATCATATTGAGCAGAATTCTGGAGTGAATCAGATGAATGCCTTTAACCTGGCTCTTTGCATAGCACCCAATATGCTGTGGCTACCCAGTCCCACTGGGCCTGAAGAGGAGAGCCGTTCTACAAAGAAG GTGGCCTTGTTAGTGCAGTTTCTGATTGAAAACTCAGGAGAGATTTTTGGGGGTGATATTGCTTCCTTGTTCCAAAGACCTGACATAAAGAAGTCCAAAAATTCAACGGAATCTCTGG ACATAGGCTTGGCTCAGCATGATGATTCCTCCGATGAGCTGGAGTTTTCCACTTGTGATCCAGAAGGGCCAAAGCACCACCTGGAATCTGACGATGCCATTTTTGAAGTACCCAGAAGCTTGTTACTCGATGAGGATCAGGAAGACTGGGACTTGTTCAGCGAGATCACAGCCTGCTACCAGAGCAAAGCGCAGACCAACGCCAGCGCAGACAGCTACGAGCTCCTGGAGGAGGACGGCTCCTTCTGCTCCATCGGCTCCATCTGCTCGCTGAGCCCGGCCCGGGACCGCTGCTCCTCCGAGCCCAGCGTCTGCCTCAGCTCCCAGCTGCCCCCGCAGAGCCACGAGCCCGTGGCCCGCCAGTCCAGCTGCGACGCCACCATCATGAGCAGCCATGCTGACTACGTCCACAGGCTCAGGCAGCTGCAGATGGAGAGCCAGAAGCTCATTGATGAGGGCCTAAGCCCTGGGGTTAATAAGGCCAGGCAGAGCTTGTGGCAACCACCTCAGAGCACCTCCAGGGTGAAGCAGATCAGCCTTCAGAAGTCCAGCCTGTCCAACAGGTCCAGTTTCTCCAGCCTGTCCTCTACCACCacctccccctctgcctcctcactTAGCTCCTTGGACAGTGCTTTCTCCTACTGCTCAGAGTCATCAGCCATCAGTCCCACAGAGGTCTCATCCCTGCCATTCATGTTTGGCACTTCTGCCAGGCTTCATGCTGTGTCTCCCACGGCTGCCAAGAGGTCCCAAAAAGAGTGGCACAAATCCTTCACATCTCCTTTACATCTGTGCAATCTGGACAGTTTTCATGAGGGTGAACCCAAGGCTGGAGAGACCAGTCATTTCTTTGGagagcagaaaagttttccatgtgtcagcagagctgccatgggaAGCTCATTCACTGACATTGACTGGGAAGAGGAGGAGAGACAGCTGAGTTGTTCAGGGTACCCTGGCCCAGGGCTCAGGAGCCAGGATTATAACAAAGAGTTTGAAGAAAGCCCTGAGTACCCAGCTGCCAGCCCATGCAGTGAGACATCCCCACAGGTCAGctaccagcagcacagggagaagaCAGTGAAGAACATAGAGATCAAAGGCATTGATGACTGCCCTCTGAGCCAGGAGAGCCTGAAGCGGACCAAGATAACTTTTTATGTGGCCCCAAATAAAGAAAGCTCTCAGGGGTCTCAAGTGGGAGAAGAGGAGGGATCTGTGACAAACACCAGCAGCACAGactcacccagcagcagcagtgagcagagcctgtCCAAGAGCTTGCAGACTGTGAGAGTCCACATCCCCCAGACATTGTTCTACGGGCAGAACACCCCCCTTGTCCTGCAGTCCTTCTCCAGGCGCTACCACCACGAGCCAATGGTCCCATCCCTGCAGGCCAAGCACAGAGAGAGCCCCCAAAGTGCCTCTGCTCCTGAGGAGCTGGAGAGACAACCAGTGGAAACGGCGCAGGCGCCAACCCAGAGCAAGGGCTCGGACACATTCAGCCACACCATCCGCATCATCCTCCCCGACACCATCCGGAACACCATCAGGGACTACTTCAAGCAGGATGAAACcgagccctgccccacagcagaGGTGGAAGCAGTGGAGAAGGAACTGCTCCGGAGCAGGGTGGAGTggctcaggagccagcctgtggcAGAGGTGGCCACAGAGGAGCGTGACACAGCGGTGTTTGCAGAAGAGACTTTTGTCTAA